The following is a genomic window from Blattabacterium cuenoti.
CTAAAACCGCTTCTTTTTCAATAAGCACTCCTTCTACCAAAATACATCTAGACCCAATAAATACATCATCTTCTATAATAACAGGATTGGATTGTATTGGTTCTAAAACTCCTCCAATTCCAACACCACCACTTATATGTACACGATTACCTATTTGTGCACAACTACCAACTGTTGCCCAAGTATCTATCATAGTATCTTCTCCTATATAAGCCCCTATATTAACATAAGAAGGCATTAAAGTTACTCCAGGAGAAATAAATGATCCATAACGAGCAACAGCAGGGGGAACAACTCTCACTCCTTTTTCTTTAAATTTATTTTTTATAGGAATTTTATCATAAAATTCTAATGGGCCTACTTCTATAACATTTATTTCCCTCATTGAAAAAAACATAAGAATTGCTTTTTTAAGCCATTCATTAACTTTCCATTTACCATCAGAAAAATATGAAACTCTAATGCATCCTTCATCCATTTTTTTTATAATATACATAACAGTATCTTGTATATTACAATTGGTTTTGCAATTTTCTTCATTAGCATTCCAAGCAGTTTCAATTTTCAATTTTATTTTATCTACATTTATTTTCATAGTATTTCATAGTAACAATGAAATGAAACAATGAAATATAGCAAAAAAAAATAAATTTTTCATGATAATAAAAAAGATATTAGGAATAGATTATGGAAAAGTAATTACAGGCGTATCAATAACAGATTCTAAACAAATATTTGCTTTTGGCATTAACTCGGTTTTAACAAAAAATTTAATGACATTTTTAGATACTTTAATGACAAAAAATCAAATAGAAATCATTGTTATAGGATTACCTAAAACTTTAAAGAATAAAATTTTTTCCATAGAAAAACTTATTCAAAAATTTATATTTAAATTTTTAACCAAATATCCAAATATTATGATAGAAAGGGTAGATGAACGATTTACATCTAAAATAGCTTTTCAAGCTATGAAAGATTTAGGATTTAAAAATAAACATAATAAAAAACAAGATATTTTACATCAAATTAGTGCTACTATTATTTTACAGTCTTATCTTTCTAAAATGAAAAAATAATTAAAATTATGATTTTACCTCTCGTGTTTTATGGAAATCCTATTTTAAGAACAAAATGTATAGAAATAGATATTTCTTCTAGATTAGAAATTGATAATTTAGTCAAAAATATGTTTGAAACAATAATAGAAGTAAAAGGTATAGGATTAGCTGCTCCTCAAATTGGTAAAAATATTCGTCTTTTTATAGTGAAAATTCCATTATTAAATAATAATATAATACATTATTATTCAGAAGTTTTTATTAATGCAAAAATAATTAAATTAAAAGGTAAAAAATATAACTTTAAAGAAGGATGTTTAAGTATTCCAGGAATTGTAGAATGCGTAAAAAGGAAATCTGAAATTATAATAGAATATTATAATAAAAACTGGAATAAAAAGAAAAAAATTTTAAATGGACTCTTTGCAAGAGTTATTCAACATGAATATGATCATATTGAGGGTAAACTTTTTATAGATTATTTATCTATTAAAAAAAAACAAATAATAGTAAATAAATTATCTAATTTTATAAAATAAATGATTACAAAATTTTATCTACTATTTCTTTAAAAGAATTTTGGTCATTCATAGCTAAATCTGATAAAAATTTTCTATTTACTTTTATATTTTTTTCAGCCAATTTTTTTATAAATTTTGAATATGATAACCCATATAAACGAATTCCAGCGTTAATTCGTTGAATCCAAATGGATCTAAAGAATCTTTTTTTTCTTTTTCTGCCATGAAAAGCATAAACTAAAGATTTTTCTACTGCATTTTTAGCAACTGTATAAACTCTATTTCTTGATCCATAAAAGCCTTTGGCTAATTTCAATATTTTTTTTCTCCTTTTCTTAGAAGAAACAGCATTAGTAGATCTTGGCATAATAAATTAAAATTGTTTGTTTACCTTTTTAAAATCAGAATGTTTTAAAATAGAAAATTTTCTTAATTGTCTTTTTCTTTTTTTAGATTTTTTTGTAAGCAGATGATTTTTACAAGAGTGTTTTTTTTTGATCAATCCATTGGATGTTCTTTTAAATCTTTTTTTAGAACCAGATTTAGTTTTTAATTTTGGCATAAAATTACATTTTTTTTGGAGCTAAGATCATATACATCCTTTTGCCTTCCATAACTGGCATTTGTTCAACTTTTCCATATTCTTCAATTTCTTCCGCAAATTTTAAAAGTTTTGTTTTTCCTTGATTTTTATATACAATAGATCTACCTTTGAAAAATACAAAGACTTTTACTTTATCTCCACGCATTAAAAATTTTTCAGCACTTTTTATTTTTACTTTACCATCATGATCTCCAATTTGAGGCCCAAATCTTATTTCTTTAGTGT
Proteins encoded in this region:
- a CDS encoding 2,3,4,5-tetrahydropyridine-2,6-dicarboxylate N-succinyltransferase; this encodes MKINVDKIKLKIETAWNANEENCKTNCNIQDTVMYIIKKMDEGCIRVSYFSDGKWKVNEWLKKAILMFFSMREINVIEVGPLEFYDKIPIKNKFKEKGVRVVPPAVARYGSFISPGVTLMPSYVNIGAYIGEDTMIDTWATVGSCAQIGNRVHISGGVGIGGVLEPIQSNPVIIEDDVFIGSRCILVEGVLIEKEAVLGANVVLTSSTKIFDVTREIAIEMKGFIPKSSVVIPGTYPKKFPSGIYHVPCALIIGKRKESTNKKTSLNEVLRQHRLSF
- the ruvX gene encoding Holliday junction resolvase RuvX; this translates as MIIKKILGIDYGKVITGVSITDSKQIFAFGINSVLTKNLMTFLDTLMTKNQIEIIVIGLPKTLKNKIFSIEKLIQKFIFKFLTKYPNIMIERVDERFTSKIAFQAMKDLGFKNKHNKKQDILHQISATIILQSYLSKMKK
- the def gene encoding peptide deformylase, which produces MILPLVFYGNPILRTKCIEIDISSRLEIDNLVKNMFETIIEVKGIGLAAPQIGKNIRLFIVKIPLLNNNIIHYYSEVFINAKIIKLKGKKYNFKEGCLSIPGIVECVKRKSEIIIEYYNKNWNKKKKILNGLFARVIQHEYDHIEGKLFIDYLSIKKKQIIVNKLSNFIK
- the rplT gene encoding 50S ribosomal protein L20; the encoded protein is MPRSTNAVSSKKRRKKILKLAKGFYGSRNRVYTVAKNAVEKSLVYAFHGRKRKKRFFRSIWIQRINAGIRLYGLSYSKFIKKLAEKNIKVNRKFLSDLAMNDQNSFKEIVDKIL
- the rpmI gene encoding 50S ribosomal protein L35; the protein is MPKLKTKSGSKKRFKRTSNGLIKKKHSCKNHLLTKKSKKRKRQLRKFSILKHSDFKKVNKQF
- the infC gene encoding translation initiation factor IF-3, with translation MIRLVGEYSEQNGILSKEVAIQLATDKGLDLVEINPKANPPVCKILDYKKFLYEQKKKKKKFKSKQVKVNTKEIRFGPQIGDHDGKVKIKSAEKFLMRGDKVKVFVFFKGRSIVYKNQGKTKLLKFAEEIEEYGKVEQMPVMEGKRMYMILAPKKM